The sequence AGGCCCGGCACATTTTTAGGAGAATAGGTTGACTTTTCTTGTACCGCTTATCCTTATTCATTAGGCTACATGCACTGAGCTACACGTCTGATTATGTAGCTGAACCGATGTGAGTGTGTGGTTCAAAGGGTTTTAATAGCTGAGTTAATGATGACTGGTAATAATCACTAAATTGTAGGGCAACCAAGTCCCATGAAAACCGCTTGCATGCGCGTTGTCGAAGGTGCATTTACAGTACTAATATTAGAAATCGCAATTGTACAAATTGCAGGAACAAACATGATTCAGCTATTTAAGTCAAATAGACAGAAATGTTACAGCTTCTCATTGGTTATCAGGTGCACACATGCAAAAACGTGAAAGTCTTCATTCTGTGCGGGGAGGTGTCACTGGTTCATTCTGACATGACACCGCTGGAAGGAATTATCAGGCGAGCGAAGTGAACACAGAGAAGGCTGGAGCTGCCAGATGTGTTAAGCTGCTCACAAACACCAgggtttttctgtttaatctaGACAGGATTATGTTCACCACACGTGTAGCTTCAAGTGCTTTTCCGCCACTAAAAGCCATTGTCACTGGTCAAAATAAGTTTTACTGGCCCACAAAAGCAACAGTATTATAACCTAGTAATTGTCTGTGAAGGTAAGAAATACGCATCATCATTTTAAGAAATTATGACTACTCGTAATAACCAACAGATGGATGGGGGTGCAGGTGTAAAACAgaatatagaaatattttagcTCCTAAAATGTGTAGATTACTCTTTGATCAATAATGTGGAGTTTTAAATTGCTGATATAAAGTGTTTGAAAACTGCACCTGAGGCAATAGATTTATTGAGAAAATAACTATTAGCTTCCAAAATCAATTCAGCTTCTTCAAAATGGCTAGTTAAATAAAGCCTATTTGTAATTGCGCACTACTTCTCCACCCAAAGGATCAAGGAGCAGTGGTCATATAGCCACCCATTTGGCCTTCAAAGCCCCTGTTGATGGGATagatctttaaaagaaaaagagggacaTGCCTCTTGGTGGGGCTGAGTGGAAGAATTTGGATCTTTTACAGGTGAAAGTGTTTAATCTGAATGAGTTCTGTTGTTTGTCTCAGCGCGGGGATGGCAGTGAATGTGTACGCCACATCTGTGTCCATTGACAACCTCAGCCGACATGACATGCTGGCATGGGTCAACGATTCTTTGCATCTCACCTACACCAAGATCGAACAGCTCTGTTCAGGTAGGCTCAGCAAGACTTCTCAACCAAAGCTGCTGTGATGGGTGACTCTAgtggaaacaacaaaacaggTGATTGAATCTTTGTGTTTTCTAGGGGCAGCATATTGCCAGTTCATGGACATGTTGTTTCCTGGGTGCATTCTTCTGAAAAAGGTCAAATTTCAAGCCAAACTGGAGCATGAATTTATACACAACTTCAAAGTTCTTCAAGCAGCTTTTAAAAGGATGAGTGTTGACAAAGTAAGGAGTCTTTTTTACAAAattatgcatttctttttatacCTCAACAAGCATTTCCTGCCTCACAAGCGTTTCCTGTTTCCACTGGCCAGATAATTCCTGTAGAAAAGCTTGTAAAAGGGAAATTCCAGGACAACTTTGAATTTGTGCAGTGGTTCAAGAAGTTCTTCGATGCCAACTATGATGGGAAGGAGTACGACCCTTTACTAGCCAGACAAGGGCAGGACGTGGCCCCTCCCCCTAATCCAGGTGATCACTTTATCCACAAACCAAAGAGAAATCAAGGTAAACCCACCAATTTGCCTTTGCTGCACGGTTTTGCTGAGCTTTGGATGGCTCAAAGCGCTCCCTGCAAGCAACTGGTGTGAGCAGCACGATTCACAGAATGACTGCTGTCCTCTGATCCATCCCACTGTCCAGCATCCACACAACTATGACACTGGAGGTATGCCTGTAGGATTTTGGTTATCACCACAGTGCATAGTGGGATGCAGTATTAGTGATGTAGAAAATATACATCATGCAGCTTCAGTAGTCCCGTTACCCCCTTAATTTGAATTGATTATGATCAGGAATGGCCAAAACATCTGCACAAATATTGAATTCAGCTATTTCCCCCAGTGTTCTGCATTGCACAGCTGATGCAACACTGAGGCAGCTTTATCCCTTTGAAAGCTggtttgttaaataaaacgttttGCCTCATTTACTAACATGAATAACGCCAGCCGGAATGGCCCTGCTCTGTTGCTTGAGAATCATGCCAAACAATCTAATTTGACTTGTAGCGTGTCATAAGCCGGCTTTGTGACTCTGTCACGTGTAAGCAGTGTGGGTGGGAATGGGCAGAATGATGACATTTAAACTCAAAACTGTGATAATGTGTTTTAGCATGTTCTGCCTTTGAGACAACTTTGCTGAAGCACTTATAGaggtttgtttgggttttttacTTCCCAAGTTTTTCTCTCAAACAAGGACAACTTCCAGCTGTTTCACAGTTTGATCTAATTTATCATCTGGCTCCTTATAGCAATTAATGTCAGTCTTTTTTAACAGAAGCTCAAATCAAAATCCACTCCCTAAATCAGACATCAAAAGCACATCATGCTACAAGCTGAAAGCATCAGTGCTCTATAATGTGCTCTGTCCATAGCCACAACTGCTCTGAAGTAAAATGCCGTGGCTCCTAAGTCACTAACATTAAGTAAACCCTTATAATTTCTGACCACTCCAGG comes from Melanotaenia boesemani isolate fMelBoe1 chromosome 20, fMelBoe1.pri, whole genome shotgun sequence and encodes:
- the mapre3a gene encoding microtubule-associated protein RP/EB family member 3a, whose amino-acid sequence is MAVNVYATSVSIDNLSRHDMLAWVNDSLHLTYTKIEQLCSGAAYCQFMDMLFPGCILLKKVKFQAKLEHEFIHNFKVLQAAFKRMSVDKIIPVEKLVKGKFQDNFEFVQWFKKFFDANYDGKEYDPLLARQGQDVAPPPNPGPQRTSPTVPKNMPTPQRVQHNTPAMRKNPSLSRNGGSDAEIMELNQQLMELKLTVDGLEKERDFYFSKLRDIELICQEHESENNPILSKIIDILYATEEGFAPPDDEDLDEQAHLDQDEY